Proteins encoded together in one Thermococcus barophilus MP window:
- a CDS encoding NOL1/NOP2/sun family putative RNA methylase: MLERLFSLGYSKTFAERYYQLWGERAIRIAEAMEKPLPRCFRVNTLRTEIPKLTKLLNKKGFQFKRVPWAKEGFCLTREPFSITSTPEYLSGLLYIQEASSMYPPIALEPKPGEVVADMAAAPGGKTSYMAQLMKNGGIIYAFDVGEERLKEMRLNLSRLGVTNVVVFHKSSLYMGELGIEFDKILLDAPCTGSGTIHKNPERKSNRTLDDIKFCQNLQMKMIKVALENLKKGGVLVYSTCSLEPEENEFVVQWVLDNFEVELLPLRYGEPALVKPFGIELSEELKKARRFYPDKHGTSGFFVAKIRKIE; this comes from the coding sequence ATGCTCGAAAGACTATTCAGCCTTGGATATTCAAAGACCTTTGCTGAACGATATTACCAGCTGTGGGGAGAAAGAGCAATAAGAATAGCCGAAGCCATGGAGAAACCCCTGCCAAGATGCTTTAGGGTGAACACTCTCAGGACTGAAATTCCAAAGCTTACCAAATTGCTGAACAAAAAAGGCTTTCAATTTAAAAGAGTTCCCTGGGCAAAAGAGGGGTTCTGCCTTACAAGGGAGCCCTTTTCAATAACCTCAACACCTGAATACTTAAGCGGTCTTCTTTACATTCAAGAGGCATCTTCCATGTATCCACCCATTGCTCTTGAGCCAAAGCCCGGCGAAGTAGTTGCGGATATGGCAGCAGCTCCGGGTGGAAAAACCTCTTATATGGCACAGCTTATGAAAAACGGGGGAATAATTTATGCCTTTGATGTTGGAGAAGAAAGGCTGAAGGAGATGCGCCTCAACTTGTCTCGTCTGGGAGTCACCAACGTAGTGGTGTTTCACAAATCTTCCCTATACATGGGCGAACTTGGAATTGAATTTGACAAAATTCTTCTTGATGCTCCATGCACTGGAAGCGGAACAATTCACAAAAATCCTGAGCGTAAATCAAACAGAACGCTGGACGATATCAAGTTTTGCCAGAATCTGCAGATGAAGATGATTAAGGTTGCACTGGAGAATCTGAAAAAAGGGGGAGTTCTGGTTTATTCCACATGCTCCCTTGAGCCAGAAGAAAACGAATTTGTAGTTCAGTGGGTGTTGGATAACTTTGAAGTTGAACTGCTGCCCCTTCGCTATGGTGAGCCAGCTTTAGTTAAACCCTTTGGAATTGAACTAAGCGAAGAACTTAAAAAAGCAAGACGATTTTATCCAGATAAGCACGGTACAAGCGGATTTTTTGTTGCAAAGATTAGGAAGATTGAATAA